One region of Thiomonas intermedia genomic DNA includes:
- a CDS encoding aminotransferase class I/II-fold pyridoxal phosphate-dependent enzyme yields MRLAQRNQSIEPFYVMDVVRAAAQQQTAWEAQGKRMIHLSVGEPDFTAPEPVIEAATRALRDGRTGYTLAPGLPALRERIAQHYAQVHGLAIDPSRVFVTAGASGALTLASLLLFNPGDEVLMPDPSYPCNKNFVAAAGARARMLPAPAAQRFQLTASEVEAAWTPQTAGVLLASPSNPTGTSIAPDELRRIVDAVRARGGVSLVDEIYLGLSYDDAQGNAGPPQVSLPPAGGGSAGRPRGPTHGQTALAAGDDVITVNSFSKYFQMTGWRLGWLVVPPALVAPLERMAGNLFICASSVAQHAALACFEADTLKEYERRRAEFKQRRDLIVPGLEALGLRVPVRPDGAFYVYADCSAYSADSWDFCFDVMRDTGVVLVPGKDFGTAEPQRYFRLSYANSLANLQEALDRLRGYLERKAA; encoded by the coding sequence ATGCGCTTAGCCCAACGCAACCAGTCCATCGAACCCTTCTACGTCATGGACGTGGTGCGCGCCGCCGCGCAGCAACAGACAGCCTGGGAAGCGCAGGGCAAGCGCATGATCCACCTCAGCGTGGGCGAGCCCGACTTCACCGCGCCCGAGCCCGTCATCGAGGCCGCCACCCGGGCCTTGCGCGACGGCCGCACCGGCTACACGCTGGCACCCGGCCTGCCCGCGCTGCGCGAACGCATCGCGCAGCACTACGCCCAGGTGCACGGCCTGGCCATCGACCCCTCGCGCGTCTTCGTCACCGCGGGAGCCTCGGGCGCCCTCACCCTGGCCAGCCTGCTGCTGTTCAATCCGGGCGACGAAGTGCTCATGCCCGATCCGAGCTATCCGTGCAACAAGAACTTCGTGGCCGCCGCCGGCGCGCGGGCCCGCATGCTGCCTGCTCCCGCCGCGCAGCGCTTTCAGCTCACGGCCAGCGAAGTCGAGGCCGCCTGGACCCCGCAGACCGCAGGCGTCCTGCTGGCCTCGCCCTCCAACCCCACCGGCACCTCCATCGCGCCGGACGAGCTGCGCCGCATCGTGGATGCGGTGCGCGCCCGGGGCGGCGTCAGCCTGGTCGATGAGATCTATCTGGGCTTGAGCTATGACGACGCTCAAGGAAACGCAGGGCCGCCCCAAGTTTCCTTGCCCCCCGCGGGGGGCGGGTCAGCAGGCCGACCCAGGGGGCCCACTCATGGCCAGACCGCGCTGGCCGCAGGCGACGACGTCATCACCGTCAACAGCTTCTCCAAATACTTCCAGATGACCGGCTGGCGGCTGGGCTGGCTGGTCGTGCCGCCGGCGCTCGTCGCCCCGCTGGAGCGCATGGCCGGCAACCTGTTCATCTGCGCCAGCAGCGTCGCCCAGCATGCCGCCCTGGCCTGCTTCGAAGCCGACACCCTGAAGGAATACGAACGCCGCCGCGCCGAGTTCAAGCAGAGGCGCGACCTCATCGTGCCCGGCCTTGAAGCACTGGGCCTGCGCGTGCCCGTGCGGCCCGATGGCGCCTTCTATGTCTACGCCGACTGCTCGGCCTACAGCGCCGACAGCTGGGATTTCTGCTTCGATGTGATGCGCGACACCGGCGTGGTGCTCGTGCCCGGCAAAGACTTCGGCACCGCCGAGCCCCAACGCTACTTCCGCCTGAGCTATGCCAACAGCCTGGCCAACCTGCAGGAAGCCCTCGACCGACTGAGGGGCTATCTGGAGCGCAAGGCGGCATGA
- the ribH gene encoding 6,7-dimethyl-8-ribityllumazine synthase produces the protein MQNVQNRILSEQLDGRDLRIAVVQARFNTALTDRLTQSCLDELERLGVNEDDIGLYTVPGALELPLMLQALAESEAFDALIAIGCVIRGDTYHFEVVCNTSAAGISQVALDYNMPVANGVLTVENEAQAEARIDKGAECARVAVEMANLFIDISDNDDEAA, from the coding sequence ATGCAAAACGTCCAGAACCGCATTCTTTCCGAACAACTCGACGGTCGTGATCTGCGCATCGCCGTGGTGCAGGCCCGCTTCAACACCGCGCTGACCGACCGGCTCACCCAGTCCTGCCTCGATGAACTCGAGCGCCTGGGCGTGAACGAGGACGACATCGGCCTCTACACCGTCCCCGGCGCGCTCGAACTGCCGCTGATGCTGCAGGCTCTGGCCGAGAGCGAGGCCTTCGACGCGCTCATTGCCATCGGCTGCGTGATCCGGGGCGACACTTACCACTTCGAAGTCGTCTGCAACACCAGCGCGGCCGGCATCAGCCAGGTGGCGCTCGACTACAACATGCCGGTGGCCAACGGCGTGCTCACCGTGGAAAACGAAGCGCAAGCCGAAGCCCGCATCGACAAAGGCGCCGAATGCGCCCGCGTCGCAGTGGAAATGGCCAATCTGTTCATCGACATCAGCGACAACGACGACGAGGCCGCATGA
- the ribBA gene encoding bifunctional 3,4-dihydroxy-2-butanone-4-phosphate synthase/GTP cyclohydrolase II, with product MPLSPVPDIIAELKAGRMVILVDEEDRENEGDLVIAAEHITPQTINFMATHARGLICLTLTAQRCAQLGLKHMVERNGSSHGTAFTASIEAAEGVTTGISAADRARTVQAAVARQAQPSDIVQPGHIFPLMAAEGGVLMRAGHTEAGCDLAALAGLEPAAVICEVMNADGTMARLPDLEQFAAQHDLKIGAIADLIEYRSRTESLVQRVGEQAMQTPFGAMRCVAYTDRAGHGLHLALVHGDLADQSAPLVRVHEPLSVLDLLDTECQRHSWNLPQALRRIAQEGSGVAVLLNCGESAAQLQTRFERLMQPVAVPPKSGVTALRDYGIGAQILRDLGIRQMRLLGQARKMPSMVGYGLEILGFEPAPQSRCTATPSA from the coding sequence ATGCCCCTGTCCCCCGTTCCCGACATCATTGCCGAGCTCAAGGCCGGGCGCATGGTCATCCTGGTCGATGAGGAAGACCGCGAAAACGAAGGCGATCTGGTCATCGCCGCCGAGCACATCACGCCGCAGACGATCAATTTCATGGCCACGCATGCGCGCGGCCTGATCTGCCTGACCCTCACCGCCCAGCGCTGCGCGCAGCTCGGCCTCAAGCACATGGTCGAGCGCAACGGCTCGTCCCACGGCACCGCCTTCACCGCGTCCATCGAAGCGGCCGAAGGGGTGACCACGGGCATTTCGGCAGCCGATCGCGCGCGCACCGTGCAGGCCGCAGTGGCACGCCAGGCCCAGCCCAGCGACATCGTGCAGCCAGGCCACATCTTCCCGCTGATGGCCGCCGAAGGCGGCGTGCTCATGCGCGCCGGCCACACCGAGGCCGGCTGCGACCTCGCCGCCCTGGCCGGGTTGGAGCCGGCCGCCGTGATCTGCGAAGTGATGAATGCCGACGGCACCATGGCGCGGTTGCCCGATCTCGAACAATTTGCCGCGCAGCACGATCTGAAGATCGGCGCCATCGCCGATCTCATCGAATACCGCAGCCGCACCGAATCGCTGGTGCAGCGCGTGGGCGAGCAGGCGATGCAAACCCCTTTCGGCGCCATGCGCTGCGTGGCCTACACCGATCGCGCCGGTCATGGGCTGCATCTCGCGCTGGTCCATGGCGACCTCGCCGATCAGAGCGCGCCACTGGTGCGCGTGCACGAGCCTCTGTCCGTCCTCGACCTGCTCGACACCGAATGCCAGCGTCATTCCTGGAATCTGCCGCAAGCCCTGCGGCGCATCGCGCAGGAAGGCAGCGGTGTGGCCGTCTTGCTCAACTGCGGCGAATCGGCCGCGCAATTGCAGACCCGGTTCGAGCGGCTGATGCAGCCCGTGGCGGTGCCGCCGAAATCGGGGGTCACCGCACTGCGCGACTACGGCATCGGCGCCCAGATCCTGCGCGATCTCGGCATACGCCAGATGCGACTGCTCGGCCAGGCGCGCAAGATGCCCAGCATGGTGGGCTACGGTCTGGAAATCCTGGGCTTCGAGCCCGCGCCGCAATCCCGCTGCACCGCCACGCCCAGCGCGTAA
- a CDS encoding peptide ABC transporter permease encodes MKPLRSRLLPFFALVWLALIPRLSWALGLGDVSDWAQSTWNAAVTTTKTGQDDLYFSGYTWHDPGTYTEAKRAVLNKHAWGIGWGRHLTNADGNEDMVYAMVFSDSHWNAEPVVGYAHQWMYFNDSPVGFGLGYTLAVTSRADIFKNIPFPIALPIASVRFGKLSIYGTFIPKVNNKLNNGNVAFFFGRYEF; translated from the coding sequence ATGAAACCACTCCGATCCCGCCTGCTTCCCTTCTTCGCCCTCGTCTGGCTGGCCCTGATTCCCCGCCTGAGTTGGGCGCTGGGGCTGGGTGACGTATCCGACTGGGCCCAGTCCACCTGGAATGCCGCCGTCACCACCACCAAGACCGGCCAGGACGACCTGTACTTCAGCGGCTACACCTGGCACGACCCCGGCACCTACACCGAGGCCAAGCGCGCGGTGCTCAACAAACACGCCTGGGGCATCGGCTGGGGCCGCCATCTCACCAATGCCGACGGCAACGAAGACATGGTCTACGCCATGGTCTTCTCCGACTCGCACTGGAACGCCGAACCCGTGGTCGGCTATGCCCACCAGTGGATGTATTTCAACGACTCCCCAGTGGGTTTCGGTCTGGGCTACACCCTGGCCGTCACTTCGCGGGCCGACATTTTCAAGAACATCCCCTTCCCCATCGCCCTGCCCATCGCCTCGGTGCGCTTCGGCAAACTCTCCATCTACGGCACCTTCATCCCCAAGGTGAACAACAAGCTCAACAACGGCAACGTCGCGTTTTTCTTCGGACGCTACGAGTTCTGA
- a CDS encoding class II glutamine amidotransferase: MCELFAYSSRVPARIRIAFREFARHGGPHAGNPDGWGAAYYDGVDAHVLREAQPTLSSAFVPVLEKHDFHSPLVIAHIRRASRGPVALVNTQPFARELFGRRHIFAHNGDLPDVERALPLAHAAHRPMGQTDSEHAFYVLMQSLLALDAAGESGDLKRRIDVVSDFAARMRAIGAANFLFSDGDLLFAHAHRRRSHPGDTWVPGLHMLVREAASDHQMRASGMHVQGRDDKPSPAVMLASVPLTPEDWEPLPENTLLVVQQGRLIARLGAPGSV; the protein is encoded by the coding sequence ATGTGTGAGCTTTTTGCCTACTCCAGCCGCGTGCCCGCGCGGATTCGGATTGCCTTTCGCGAATTCGCGCGCCACGGCGGCCCGCATGCGGGCAACCCCGACGGCTGGGGCGCCGCGTACTACGACGGGGTCGATGCGCACGTTCTGCGCGAGGCGCAGCCCACGCTGTCCAGCGCCTTCGTCCCGGTGCTCGAAAAGCACGACTTTCACAGTCCGCTGGTGATCGCGCACATCCGTCGCGCCTCGCGCGGGCCGGTGGCGCTCGTCAACACCCAGCCCTTCGCCCGCGAACTGTTCGGACGGCGGCACATCTTCGCCCACAACGGCGATCTGCCCGACGTCGAACGCGCCCTGCCCCTGGCCCACGCGGCGCACCGCCCCATGGGCCAGACCGATTCCGAGCACGCGTTCTACGTCCTCATGCAATCGCTGCTGGCGCTCGATGCGGCCGGCGAGAGCGGCGACCTGAAACGCCGCATCGACGTGGTCTCCGATTTCGCCGCCCGCATGCGGGCCATCGGCGCGGCCAATTTCCTGTTCTCCGACGGCGACCTGCTGTTCGCCCATGCCCATCGCCGCCGCAGCCACCCGGGCGATACCTGGGTGCCGGGCCTGCACATGCTCGTGCGCGAGGCCGCCAGCGACCATCAAATGCGCGCCTCCGGGATGCACGTCCAGGGCCGCGACGACAAGCCCTCACCCGCGGTGATGCTCGCCAGCGTCCCCCTCACCCCCGAAGATTGGGAGCCCCTGCCCGAAAACACCCTGCTCGTCGTGCAGCAGGGCCGACTGATCGCCCGCCTCGGCGCCCCGGGCAGCGTCTGA
- a CDS encoding riboflavin synthase, producing MFTGLVTTVGSIASVVPLGSQASHGKRVHLQVDPAWLQGVQLGESIAVSGACMTVVDLQLDAFAIDISAESLARTAGLDAPGALVNLEQSVSLSTKLGGHLVTGHVDGVGRVARFEPIGESWLLEVDAPSALGRFFAYKGSIVVNGVSLTVNRVEDLPGHCRVSINLIPHTLQHTNLHQLREGSAVNLEIDLIARYVERMLGAAEGVRHV from the coding sequence ATGTTCACCGGACTCGTCACCACCGTCGGCAGCATTGCCAGCGTCGTTCCTCTCGGCTCTCAAGCCAGCCACGGCAAACGCGTGCACCTGCAGGTCGATCCTGCCTGGCTGCAGGGCGTGCAACTCGGCGAGAGCATCGCCGTCAGCGGCGCCTGCATGACGGTGGTGGATCTGCAACTTGACGCATTCGCCATCGACATCTCGGCCGAAAGCCTGGCGCGCACCGCAGGGCTGGACGCCCCCGGCGCGCTGGTCAACCTGGAGCAGTCGGTCTCCCTCTCCACCAAGCTCGGCGGCCATCTGGTCACCGGCCACGTGGACGGCGTCGGCCGGGTGGCCCGGTTCGAGCCCATCGGCGAGTCGTGGCTGCTGGAGGTGGATGCGCCCTCCGCTTTAGGCAGGTTCTTTGCGTACAAGGGCTCCATCGTGGTCAACGGCGTCAGCCTCACCGTCAACCGAGTGGAAGACCTGCCGGGGCATTGCCGCGTCAGCATCAACCTCATTCCCCATACCCTGCAGCACACCAACCTGCACCAGTTGCGCGAGGGCAGCGCGGTCAACCTCGAAATCGACCTCATCGCCCGCTACGTCGAGCGCATGCTGGGCGCGGCGGAGGGCGTGCGGCATGTGTGA
- the ribD gene encoding bifunctional diaminohydroxyphosphoribosylaminopyrimidine deaminase/5-amino-6-(5-phosphoribosylamino)uracil reductase RibD translates to MNATNPSQPQGPFNGEDQRHMRRALDLARGAMYRTSPNPRVGCVLVRDGQVLGEGATQAAGQDHAEVQAVKQAWERGHVLPGATAYVTLEPCSHHGRTPPCADLLVTQGVARVVAAMVDPNPRVAGQGLQRLREAGIEVDVGLFADEAREINPGFIARMVRGTPWVRLKVAASLDGVTALPNGASQWITGEAARADGHHWRARSCAVLTGLGTVRADDPQLNVRAVPTPRQPIRIVIDSRLECPPTARLLQSADSPLWIVHALPPELAAPRLAALRSAAIGSLDLQDIALPADPDKPGKTDLRALMQVLGQRGINELHCEAGEKLNGSLLRAGVVDELLLYLAPQLLGEGAGLAALGPYRSLTEGLALRWHAVDPVGSDLRILARFPSSSFSH, encoded by the coding sequence ATGAACGCCACCAACCCATCGCAGCCTCAGGGCCCTTTCAACGGGGAAGATCAGCGTCACATGCGGCGGGCGCTCGATCTGGCGCGCGGGGCGATGTACCGTACCAGCCCCAATCCGCGTGTGGGCTGCGTGCTGGTGCGCGACGGGCAGGTGCTGGGCGAGGGTGCCACGCAGGCGGCGGGGCAGGATCATGCCGAAGTGCAGGCGGTCAAACAGGCCTGGGAGCGCGGCCATGTCTTGCCGGGCGCCACGGCCTACGTCACCCTGGAGCCCTGCTCCCACCATGGCCGCACGCCCCCTTGCGCCGACCTGCTGGTGACGCAGGGCGTGGCCCGCGTGGTCGCCGCGATGGTCGATCCCAACCCCCGGGTGGCAGGCCAGGGCTTGCAGCGCTTGCGCGAAGCCGGCATCGAAGTCGATGTCGGGCTGTTCGCCGATGAGGCACGCGAGATCAACCCGGGCTTCATCGCCCGCATGGTGCGCGGCACACCCTGGGTGCGGTTGAAGGTAGCCGCCTCGCTGGACGGCGTCACCGCCCTGCCCAACGGTGCAAGCCAGTGGATCACCGGCGAAGCGGCACGCGCCGACGGTCATCACTGGCGTGCGCGGTCCTGCGCCGTGCTCACCGGCCTGGGTACGGTGAGAGCCGACGACCCCCAGCTCAATGTGCGGGCGGTGCCCACGCCGCGCCAGCCCATCCGCATCGTCATCGACAGCCGCCTGGAATGCCCGCCCACCGCTCGCCTGCTACAGAGCGCCGATTCGCCGCTGTGGATCGTCCACGCCCTGCCGCCGGAGCTGGCCGCGCCGCGCCTGGCTGCGCTGCGCAGCGCAGCCATCGGTTCGCTCGACCTGCAGGACATCGCCCTGCCCGCCGACCCCGACAAGCCGGGCAAGACCGATCTGCGGGCGCTGATGCAGGTGCTCGGCCAGCGCGGCATCAACGAACTGCACTGCGAGGCGGGCGAAAAACTCAACGGTTCGCTGCTGCGCGCAGGCGTGGTGGACGAGCTGCTGCTGTATCTTGCGCCCCAGTTGCTGGGCGAGGGCGCCGGATTGGCGGCGCTGGGGCCGTACCGATCGCTGACCGAGGGATTGGCGCTGCGATGGCACGCGGTCGATCCCGTTGGGAGCGATCTGCGCATCCTCGCCCGTTTTCCCTCATCTTCTTTTTCCCACTGA
- the nrdR gene encoding transcriptional regulator NrdR gives MKCPFCQSDDTQVIETRDVEDGTALRRRRRCGHCDKRFTTYERAEVSFPVVVKKDGRRTDYDRDKLRASFLLALRKRPVSAEAVDTAIGHVEQQLLQSGARELPAAQIGTWVMEELRALDGIAYVRFASVYHSFKDLSQFLDVLQEMQPTSPPSKPRRGKPTA, from the coding sequence ATGAAATGCCCCTTTTGCCAGAGCGACGACACGCAGGTGATTGAAACCCGCGATGTGGAAGACGGCACTGCCCTGCGCAGGCGGCGGCGCTGCGGCCATTGCGACAAGCGCTTCACCACCTATGAACGCGCCGAAGTCAGCTTTCCGGTCGTGGTGAAAAAAGACGGTCGGCGCACCGACTACGACCGCGACAAACTCCGCGCCTCTTTTCTGCTGGCGCTGCGCAAGCGGCCCGTCAGCGCGGAGGCGGTGGACACCGCCATCGGACATGTGGAACAACAGCTCCTGCAAAGCGGCGCCCGCGAACTGCCCGCGGCCCAGATCGGCACCTGGGTCATGGAAGAACTCCGCGCGCTCGATGGCATCGCCTATGTACGCTTTGCGTCCGTCTATCACAGCTTCAAGGACCTGAGCCAGTTTCTCGACGTGCTGCAGGAGATGCAGCCCACATCACCCCCCTCCAAGCCCCGTCGCGGCAAACCCACGGCATGA
- the purN gene encoding phosphoribosylglycinamide formyltransferase yields the protein MKNLVLLISGRGSNLQSILQAEREQGWGIRVRGVISNRAGVAGLEVARSFGVPTQVIAHTDFASREAFDLALAEAIDALQPDVIALCGFMRVLGAAFVDRFAGRLVNIHPSLLPAFTGLRTHARALEEGVKWHGATVHLVSNALDHGPILAQAAVPVLDDDTVEMLSARVLFEEHRIYPPVVRAMLEGRVQIDGLRARIQPAAESSS from the coding sequence ATGAAAAATCTGGTTCTCCTCATTTCCGGGCGCGGCAGCAATCTGCAGTCCATTCTTCAGGCCGAGCGCGAGCAGGGCTGGGGGATTCGCGTGCGCGGGGTGATCAGCAACCGGGCCGGTGTCGCCGGGCTGGAGGTCGCGCGCTCGTTTGGTGTGCCCACGCAAGTGATTGCACATACCGATTTTGCCAGCCGCGAGGCGTTCGACCTGGCTTTGGCCGAGGCGATCGATGCGCTGCAACCCGACGTGATCGCGTTGTGCGGCTTCATGCGCGTGCTGGGAGCGGCCTTCGTCGACCGCTTCGCCGGCCGTCTGGTCAATATCCATCCGTCCCTGCTGCCGGCCTTCACCGGGTTGCGCACCCATGCCCGGGCGCTGGAGGAGGGCGTGAAATGGCACGGCGCCACCGTGCATCTGGTGAGCAATGCGCTCGACCACGGGCCAATTCTGGCGCAGGCCGCGGTGCCCGTTCTGGATGACGACACGGTCGAGATGCTGTCCGCGCGCGTGCTGTTCGAGGAGCATCGCATTTACCCTCCTGTCGTGCGGGCCATGCTGGAAGGGCGGGTGCAGATCGACGGTTTGCGTGCCCGCATCCAGCCGGCCGCCGAATCTTCCTCTTGA
- a CDS encoding RsmB/NOP family class I SAM-dependent RNA methyltransferase, whose translation MKPRDLLYTARDVLREMLRFDAAADAVLSRLFRAKPQLGKTDRQVLADTVYQVLRHLRLFQTLAAGDEGIGGAMEVRLAILGWSGNAQSLHAALTSEQLEWRKRVLAQDAMALPEAVRWSLPEWLAAALQAHYGAEYPALAQSLLRPAPLDLRVNVQKTRREAVLDVFARLDLPARATPYSPWGIRLEGKPALQDLTVFREGWVEVQDEGSQLLPLLLAPRRGEMVVDFCAGAGGKTLALGAMMRGTGRLYAFDVADYRLAKLKPRLLRSGLSNVYPVAIAHERDERVKRLAGKVDRVLVDAPCSGLGTLRRNPDMKWRQKPEDVAELTTKQADILQAAATLVKPGGRLVYATCSVLPEENGAVVNAFLAAHPEFERVPADSVLRQQGVEGDDLVTQGDLQLLPNRHATDGFYAAVLQRRALSSRPAGAETEVVVAN comes from the coding sequence ATGAAACCGCGTGATCTGCTTTACACCGCACGCGACGTGCTGCGCGAGATGCTGCGTTTCGACGCCGCGGCCGATGCGGTGCTGTCGCGGTTGTTCCGCGCCAAGCCGCAACTGGGCAAGACGGATCGCCAGGTTCTGGCCGACACGGTCTATCAGGTGTTGCGGCATCTGCGCCTGTTTCAGACGCTTGCCGCCGGCGACGAGGGGATCGGCGGGGCCATGGAGGTGCGGCTGGCCATTCTGGGATGGTCGGGCAACGCGCAATCGCTGCATGCGGCACTCACGTCCGAGCAGCTGGAGTGGCGCAAACGTGTGCTCGCCCAGGACGCGATGGCGCTGCCCGAAGCGGTTCGCTGGAGTCTGCCGGAATGGCTTGCAGCGGCCTTGCAGGCCCACTATGGCGCGGAATACCCGGCGCTGGCGCAGTCGCTGCTGCGTCCCGCTCCGCTGGATTTGCGGGTGAATGTGCAGAAAACGCGGCGTGAAGCCGTGCTCGATGTGTTTGCCCGTCTCGATCTGCCTGCGCGCGCCACGCCCTATTCGCCCTGGGGCATCCGCCTGGAGGGCAAGCCCGCCCTGCAGGATCTCACCGTGTTCCGCGAAGGCTGGGTGGAGGTGCAGGACGAAGGCAGTCAACTGCTGCCCTTGCTGCTGGCGCCGCGCCGCGGCGAGATGGTGGTCGATTTCTGCGCCGGGGCGGGCGGAAAGACCCTGGCCCTGGGCGCAATGATGCGCGGCACGGGGCGCCTTTACGCCTTCGATGTGGCCGACTACCGGCTGGCCAAGCTCAAACCGCGTCTGCTGCGCAGCGGGTTGTCCAATGTGTACCCGGTGGCCATTGCGCACGAACGCGATGAGCGGGTCAAGCGTCTCGCCGGCAAGGTGGATCGCGTCCTGGTGGATGCGCCGTGCTCCGGCTTGGGCACCTTGCGGCGCAATCCCGACATGAAATGGCGGCAGAAGCCGGAAGATGTGGCCGAATTGACGACAAAACAGGCCGATATTCTTCAGGCTGCCGCCACACTGGTGAAGCCGGGCGGTCGTCTGGTCTACGCCACGTGCAGCGTGCTACCCGAAGAGAATGGCGCGGTCGTCAACGCCTTTCTGGCCGCGCATCCCGAGTTCGAGCGCGTCCCGGCCGACTCGGTGCTGCGCCAGCAGGGCGTGGAAGGCGACGATCTGGTGACGCAGGGCGATCTGCAACTGTTGCCGAATCGCCATGCGACCGACGGTTTCTATGCCGCCGTGCTGCAACGACGCGCCCTGTCTTCTCGCCCCGCGGGCGCCGAGACCGAAGTCGTGGTTGCGAACTGA
- a CDS encoding DesA family fatty acid desaturase, whose product MFDVFLTWAGHGLLQASWWQIVAFALITTHITIASVTIFLHRAQAHRALELHPAASHFFRFWLWFTTGMVTKEWVAIHRKHHAKCETAEDPHSPVTRGIDTVLLRGAELYRTESRNAETLSKFGHGTPDDWLERNLYSRFVWQGVGLLLILDVLMFGAIGATVWAVQMLWIPIWAAGVINGLGHWWGYRNFSARDSSHNISPWGLLIGGEELHNNHHTYPTSAKLSVKWWEFDIGWAYIRALSWVGLAKPRKLPPQFRLGDVRAEVDQLTLQAVIANRYEVMARYAAGLRTTLKSELARAAEQGAASNLPTLRAARRWIGVEREILCDRSRALVDAAANASPNLGKLLHMREELKAVWEQTNLNGEQLRLKLQDWCHRAEDSGVTALRELSLRLRRYTPAA is encoded by the coding sequence ATGTTTGATGTGTTTCTGACCTGGGCCGGACACGGCCTGCTGCAAGCCTCCTGGTGGCAGATCGTGGCGTTCGCGCTGATCACCACCCATATCACCATTGCGTCCGTCACCATTTTTCTGCACCGGGCGCAGGCGCACAGGGCGCTGGAATTGCATCCTGCAGCCTCTCACTTTTTCCGCTTCTGGCTGTGGTTCACCACGGGCATGGTCACCAAGGAATGGGTGGCCATCCACCGCAAACATCACGCGAAATGCGAGACCGCCGAAGACCCGCACAGTCCGGTCACGCGGGGCATCGATACGGTCTTGCTGCGTGGGGCTGAGTTGTATCGCACCGAATCAAGAAATGCCGAGACGCTGAGCAAATTCGGCCACGGCACGCCCGATGACTGGCTGGAGCGAAATCTCTATTCCCGCTTCGTCTGGCAGGGTGTCGGGCTGCTGCTCATTCTCGATGTGTTGATGTTCGGCGCCATCGGCGCCACGGTTTGGGCCGTGCAGATGCTGTGGATTCCGATCTGGGCGGCCGGGGTGATCAATGGGTTGGGGCACTGGTGGGGCTACCGCAACTTCTCCGCGCGGGACAGCAGCCACAACATCTCGCCCTGGGGTTTGCTGATCGGTGGCGAAGAACTGCACAACAATCACCACACCTATCCGACTTCGGCCAAGCTTTCGGTCAAATGGTGGGAGTTCGATATTGGCTGGGCCTATATTCGCGCCCTGTCGTGGGTGGGTCTGGCCAAGCCGCGCAAACTGCCGCCGCAGTTTCGCCTGGGTGATGTGCGCGCCGAGGTGGACCAGCTCACCTTGCAGGCCGTCATTGCCAATCGCTATGAAGTGATGGCGCGCTATGCGGCAGGGCTGAGAACGACGCTCAAATCGGAACTCGCCCGCGCTGCCGAGCAGGGCGCCGCCAGCAATTTGCCTACCCTGCGCGCCGCCCGGCGCTGGATCGGGGTCGAGCGCGAAATTCTGTGCGACCGCTCCCGTGCCCTGGTAGATGCCGCAGCCAACGCCAGCCCGAACCTTGGCAAGCTGCTGCATATGCGCGAAGAGCTCAAGGCCGTGTGGGAGCAGACCAATCTGAACGGCGAGCAGCTGCGTCTCAAACTGCAGGACTGGTGCCACCGCGCCGAAGACAGTGGCGTGACGGCGCTCAGAGAGTTGTCTTTACGGCTACGGCGCTATACGCCGGCCGCCTGA
- the rpmG gene encoding 50S ribosomal protein L33 gives MATKGGREKIKLESSAGTGHFYTTTKNKRTTPEKIEIMKFDPVARKHVNYKEGKIK, from the coding sequence ATGGCAACCAAAGGCGGACGCGAAAAAATCAAGCTGGAATCCTCTGCGGGCACCGGCCATTTCTACACCACCACGAAAAACAAGCGCACCACCCCCGAAAAAATCGAAATCATGAAATTCGATCCGGTCGCGCGCAAGCACGTGAACTACAAGGAAGGCAAGATCAAATAA
- the rpmB gene encoding 50S ribosomal protein L28, giving the protein MARVCQVTGKGPMVGNNVSHANNKTKRRFLPNLQYRRFWVESENRFVRLRVTSSGLRTIDKKGIDVVLAELRSRGEI; this is encoded by the coding sequence ATGGCACGAGTGTGTCAAGTGACAGGTAAAGGGCCGATGGTCGGGAACAATGTGTCCCACGCGAACAACAAGACCAAGCGCCGCTTCCTGCCCAATCTGCAATATCGCCGTTTCTGGGTCGAGAGCGAGAACCGTTTCGTGCGTCTGCGCGTGACAAGTTCTGGCCTGCGCACCATTGACAAAAAAGGCATCGACGTCGTCCTCGCCGAGCTGCGCTCGCGTGGCGAGATCTGA